The Gadus macrocephalus chromosome 9, ASM3116895v1 genomic interval catcaaggccaacagcagagtagcctacgaaaagaatagactgcaataatatgaatgctaaagatatcaaaacacaattgattaggcctaggccgatatcagtcctaatcctgaatgcccTGTGCGTAAATTTTTTCACGGCATttgcccccctgaaataattccataatacaaaaatcaaaaatagcttgtgtgacaactacatttatcttaatgtgctgatttcagAAACctgctttgcgcagcaaagagaggcgactttatctgattccggtttcattgattggcgcgcactctctagtctagaatatttgtagacattaaaaatgcaacgttccattcatttattatcattcaaacgcagaggctataggcattgacacacggctattgctgacccgattaggagaggttggtctagatcctgcccatattgttgggcaggatcaGGATCAaggtctttttacactgccaagccggttcggtcgcaccTTGGcatgcccggcgatttcaccttcttatctcaagtttcctgtgtaaaaccgagggggtcaaatcccccgttcgtcaaggggcgggctttcttggttcactggagaaggcggggctgcgcacgaagtctagacctctttagaataatttttttatgaatgaagacacctgcATGCAATAATGATTGCACGTCTGATTGTAGACTGCAAACAcgattaactatggtcagggatTTTTGTTGTACTGTCTAGACacggtccaataaatagtgaacttcatcacagcctcaccgaagcgcccacagtgcttaatgcaaacaatcgcaacaaaaaacgcctgcagaaattctccgacacccgctggtctcagcatgattcatgtctacattagcctatgtcttctgccattgatcaatatgaggacattttaaccacgatggttgaattaaaaccagagagagacagcaagtgcagctcgaaagcgacctcccacacaagagcaatggaatcatttgatttatatatgccttgtgacgtgacgtgatcggtacatttcggctgcgcatgcatttttggaattttaaattgctgcaataaattatgttgttgttgacttctaacatgtctctatctttgctgtttaaatctaacagtagtctatgagtaatatatcgatattaaacactgtttttgcttgcgaaattgcgccagctgggcattccgtggtattggatgtgttttaaaggggacatattaggccaccaggtgtgagtgtgattagccttacaagccgtttcgaaaatctgccccatatgacatcactagtgggcgtgtccacctagatctgtgttGGATAGAGCAGTAAACCAGccgacccagtggactgaagtaaacattgctcatctatccagcacagatctaggtggacacgcccactagtgatgtcacatggggcagattttcgaaatggcttgtaaggctaatcaccaGGGATTAAAATTAACGACGTCCCGTCGTCCCGGGGACGTAATTAATTGTCATCGGGAGGATTTTTATTCTCTCGCGGGTCGACTTCGGACGAAGAGAATTTTGCGGGCACTGACTTCATTTTTCTGTTTACGTTTTCAACTCTTTCTGTGATGTTCGCGATCGGTGGAAAAAACTTATTTAATGGAAAGGGCTTCGTTCAATTGGTTGGCGCGCTCGcgtttgtgttgttcagtgagaCAGCGGGtgtaaaatcccccgttcgtcaggctttcttggttcactggagaaggcggggctgcgcacagagtcaaaaaaaaaagtgggccggcccaccgggagacttcccgatctccagcctatgctgcagagcgaatttaaatcgccggcagaacggcctGGGGGTCTAACACCGTCATTTATCTAAATTTAATTTATCTAAATTTcatatatataggctacataGCAGCTGCATTTCACATTAATTGCAATTATTAcatgggtcttctcaatgccatggaacgctccgttcgCTTGCAATGggaccttcacaacttccggcggtgaattatatttgataagtcaccgttgctaagtataatcatgagtatgattgaccgctgtcaaggaaaacaaccgCTGTCAAGGATTTTTCGCCTCTAATGAAGTCTCATTCCGGAAGTACCGGTAACTTGTCATCCCAGCgacttcggttgctaagcgacgtcaacgtctttggcggactatttctctgctgatcaacactacgaatgctggtggtatcaaataaattgtaaaaagacacaccatgtgaagttattgtttcgttttggcaagtagccgtgtaataagcgggatatgtagaGAACATCGCCGGTCATGattgaaaataagccccttcagggcgaagcaagttcgccctgtcggggcttattttccccgATAATTACCGGCCTTCTATACACTATCCCTTTTTACATTCCTGCTGCTTCGGGTTTGCCTTTGTAGGTGCATTGAGAGGATGAGCGGGCGAAtccgctgtcagtgcgtgtgcatgatacgcaggtttatccaataagtggtagtgtacccgcgcaccattggcaCGTAGGCCTATGCGCGCTTGTCTCTCTGTGCGTctgtgaacgagaatgacagggagaaagattgCTACGCGGGGTGTAcgaacggaacgatatttatatttcaaaatcgctaaaacgtaaaaaaaaaaaaaagcagaatcaatttgtggcgctcggtgttgattctgtggcgctgcgtCACACATTGttctatgtacacacacacacacacacacacacacacacacacacacacacacacacacacacacacacacacacacacacacacacacacacacacacacacacacacacacacacacacacacacacactgtggtcaCGTAGATAGACCACAGTTCTGCAAGGGTGTTGCTTGTCAtctggaaataaatatattatttcatcaacataatgtattgtgtttttattatattatcagtaggcctaagtaacgactcaaaatgtaaaaaatatttatgggAAAAATTCGGGACGATTCGGGACGGTTCAAAATGTTTTTCGGGACGTTTCCGGGAAGGTGgtgaaaaaaagttaattttaacccctgctaatcacactcacacctggtggtataatatgttccctttaataaaacgcatccaatacacggaatgtccgctggtgacgccactgaggctatagtaggctaacaaTGCTCTTAGCATcgtacgagtaccctggagtcctcgttagctacgagcgttttcaggggcgttcgttaccaacgatgctttcgggaaacggtgtgaaaaatGTACGATGCTCGTGcaacgcacttcacgatccacttaggctaacgatgcttgcgggaaacggggcccaggagtGGATCTGAAGCCAACCTCCAAACGGCACTTACGTGATATTTAGGCTAGCAGGTAGAGGAGAGTGCATTGTCATATAGTTGGTCGAATTCCAGTCTACTAAGACTGTCTTTGGTTGACTATAACCCTACTAACTTACTTCTGTTGCCCGTCAATGGGGTTTGCTTGCATTACTTCTTGTATGTCTACAACTCCCCATGTTGATCATTTTAGCAGTCTTCTGAAAAACGTTGTTTTCCATTTAATTTATTGATGCTTTCACGCTTCAAAACATTTTAAAGCGGTATTCATTTGTCATGATTATCTTGTACAACAAAATAGaataaaatgtaggcctaccattTGAATGGTTTTCCAGCAGTCGCAAAGTGAACATAATCTCATAAGAGGATCTTCACTGTAGGCCTGAATTGTATACTTTATATTTGTTGTAGGTTTTGCTTTGTAGGAACCTAACTATAGTGTAGTGAAGTGATTTCTGAACTTGGACTGTATGTGTACAACTAAATTGTCATCAAGACCTTTCGCGGACCTCTTAGGAAaagggtaaaaaaataaatagaaacacACGCAGTGTCTGAGAAAAGAGAGCCAGCGCCCTCTTTGTACAGAAGTATTACTGCAAGAGTCTCACGGCCGGTGAGAATCAGTGGAAAGATAAAGTCAGCAATGCTGCTTATGCTCCCAGAGTGTTTATTTAACAAACACACGAACATCAATGAAAAACATTACAACGGAAAACATATGTTGGAATGAAAAAAGCCAAACTACTTTTGAGGTAATATCAAGCCATAATATACCGAACAATATCTCAAATATAGTTATTTTCAATTATCTACATTACTTTTTCTATTATTGTACAACTGTGCATTTCAAGAATACAATTCCACATGGCAAGTGCAATAACCTCACGTAACACAAGTGATCCACATACCATAGGTtgaaaaaaacaagtggtcgAGTGGATagcagatagatagatacctGTAGAGCAAGATGCCTCATCCACCTCCTGCAACTTAAGGACAGGTTTATAAAATGACTGATGTCCCATTGCATGAAAATGTCTCTAGAATCCCTGGATTGATACTGGCTGACCGATCGACTCACAACTTGTTGAGTCATTGGTTTCTACATCCACAAGCTGCTTCTGGTCGTATTAGGGCCAATGGTTATAAAGGTTGTCTTCCCCTTTCGGCGTAAGGTCAACCATATTAGCATCCATTAACTAATTATGTTTAATAGCACATTCTGCATGCTGCACTGCATTTATTAAACCTTGTTCTTGGTAGACTGTTCTTGGGGTCATCTCTTCTACTTTCTACTATAAAGTAAAATTCAAGGTAATTGAACACGTACAGCACTACGGCGTCTGGatgaaaggcattaaagtaTTCCATGCTTGTCAATGCATCTGGGTTTCGTGCAGTTGCCATAACAACGGTACTTATCTAAAAGCCAATTGAAATACGGTTGGTCCTTTTCGGGGCACAGGGGACTAAGTGAGCTTGGATTTTAATGGTCATCCCGTATTAAAGTTATTCACAAACATGTCTACACAGTATTCTGGTTGTCTGGTTGACGCATACATGGAACTTTTCAACAGCCCCCTGGCCGTGAAAACAGCAGGAGGGTTTTCATGTGGTTTTGCTATAAAATAGCATCTTACGAGAGTAAATGGTCATCTGTATTTTCGTAGAATCAAACATGATTGTTATCTGATGGTTTGACTCATGATTTAGGGGATGTACATTCACAGCAGCtgtcaggtcagaggtcaaatcaACTCCAAGATTTCAAAACATTGttgaataattaataatatgaACATTTTGCGTTTGGGAATAGTGTAATTCTCATTACTCAAATTCAGAATCCATAAGTGTGATTTGCAAGAGGCCAGATGAGATCATGGAGATGGCCCAGTGGTGGACCGTGTGGGAGCCCCTCCCAGTGGGTCTGGCATCCAGGTACTGCTCCCGCCCTCTGTCTATAAAGCCTCTCACGGCAGCATGGGCTTCAGAGAcgctccatctcctctccttatcccctctcctcatctcctcgcctcatctcctctcctagcCGAGCCACTCTGCAGAGGCATCTCCCAACGACTTCTTCAAAGGTGAGACTGACATCTCTTGTAGTCCTTATTCGAACCTTAACTGCGTTTACAGTAACTTCCAAaagaaaagttttttttgttatgGTATAAATCTGTCCGAATGTGAAACTGAATGAACAGTATTAGTTGTATTCTAATCATTGTATTTTATGGTTTGATTATAGTTGATTTGTTTGTCAAGCCTTAATGTCATTGTTTTAATGGGGGCAGATGGATCCAATCATAATAAGTAATGGATTATACATATTTGTGTTTAAACTGGACTGCTTATGGGTTGTTCATAGTGTTGATCCTCTCCCTGGACCCTGGCCTCACCCTGCCTCCACCGTAGCTGGAGGTGCTCTCTTCAGACTCTAGTTCACTCTCTCGTCTTGTGGCTCTGCAGGCGGCTAAGAGCCCACCTTGGTGCTCTGTCCTCCTGCCACCGCTCTGCCAGGATGAGGTCCTCCCTGCACGCCGTCATCTGCTGCTgcgtcttctcctccttcctcgctCTGGAGAGGAACACGGACACAGGCACCGCCAGCGCCACTCTGAAACGGAGGTGAGTCCAGATGAATGAATCATGAATTAAAGTTTTGTCCTCTTGTAGTCCTGAGGGCAGGTTTTCTttagcttgtgtttgtgtgtgagagggagggaaagaagtggttctgttgtgtttgtgtgtcagtgagagaaagatagagtgagagtgtgtgtatttgaggtAGGGTTTGTGTTTGAGAGCAACAGGGGAACGTTTCTATTCAGTTTCACTGGAACCAAGCAGCCCTCTTttagcagagagggaggaagggaataAATTGATTTCTGATGTACTCTCCGGTGATATAATGGCAGACAGTGTTGATGGGTGTTGAAGGTGCGCCCCCTCTGGCAGGTTGGCAGTATGGCTGCAGGGCCGCGTGAAGAGGGAGCTGTGCCACAGCTGTGCGAGGGCCAGCGAAGCcgcccccccgcctcattctgaGGCCAGGCCCGAGGAGGGCCCAAAGGCCCTCGCACTTCAgcagaggtgaggggaggaacgGACAGCTTTTTTAAGATAGTTTTCCCAAAATGGTAAATTGgtcagtattattatttttaatgtcaTTCCCTCTTTTGTGCGCAGTTTGACTGACAGATCTTCAAGGTCATCAGCGAACAAAAATTCTGGATGTTATCTGATAACGTGCACGGTGCACGACCTCATTTTCCGGGTCCACCAGTTCAACGACAAGACGATCGACCCCACTGCCCCCGGTGATAAGATCAGGCCCCATGGCTATGGACGTCGCCGGCGGTCCCTGAAGGACGGACCCCTTCGTGGAGCTCCGGGACGCATGGTTGTCCGTTCATCGTCATAGGGAAGACTTCCGTCGGGTACTAACAGACTTGCGGCTGATTAAGGCAGGTTCACGCAGCGGTTTGTACCCGAAATACATCAGCCGATGTGAAACCAATAAGAAGAGCTTGGGGATCACGTCGATGAACCTTTTTCCGCACTGGAAGGCGATCTTTTgcaccaacacagtctcacatCCCACCAGAGCTTTGTAGCTGAAGAGCAGGTTTGGGGAGACGGGCTTCAGGGgccatggaggggggggaggggggcttcaggggccatggaggggggggaggggggcttcaggggccatggaggggggggggggggcatggaggggggggggggggcttcaggggccatggaggggggggggggcttcaggggcc includes:
- the LOC132463916 gene encoding pro-adrenomedullin-like; amino-acid sequence: MGFRDAPSPLLIPSPHLLASSPLLAEPLCRGISQRLLQRRLRAHLGALSSCHRSARMRSSLHAVICCCVFSSFLALERNTDTGTASATLKRRLAVWLQGRVKRELCHSCARASEAAPPPHSEARPEEGPKALALQQSLTDRSSRSSANKNSGCYLITCTVHDLIFRVHQFNDKTIDPTAPGDKIRPHGYGRRRRSLKDGPLRGAPGRMVVRSSS